The following are from one region of the Nymphaea colorata isolate Beijing-Zhang1983 chromosome 7, ASM883128v2, whole genome shotgun sequence genome:
- the LOC116257193 gene encoding putative UPF0481 protein At3g02645 yields the protein MAEEKNENENMYAIDIQSEYESYDPSEYESKLEKRCIYRWPNDLVITSSLSKHRTPHMVSLGPFHHRKEHLQPMEHHKVRALFRILKKSNVSTSDFIKSLKDVEQELRDSYDNLDQKMTSDSFLRMMLLDGCFMLELFRTRLQGEPEYPDDPVFNLRGVVMDTVINRDMMILENQIPLLVLRKLQGIVEKKEINDDTYLKNLFGRIYGFSDTSPVNKPNLHILDVYRKCLIKECAPTKQTTPTTQVPSNPVSTQGPSRLHGASEKVKSMLTSIPILDFRALCCRPITKSNVRSAMRFHEAGVEFRKRDPYNGLRVTFDKENGVLTLPVILVHNHTAAIYVNIMAFERMHSKLWTDQKMISFVGFMDSLVDTAEDVNLLCSRGIMTNLLGSDEEAAEVFNNLLIGIPHCPDYEVYDPLQKYVASYWNAARAYLKRKYFKNPWAAVSLLAAIFCWF from the coding sequence ATGGcggaagagaaaaatgaaaacgaaaacATGTATGCTATTGACATACAGAGCGAATATGAATCTTATGATCCTTCCGAATATGAGTCGAAGTTGGAAAAAAGGTGCATCTACAGATGGCCTAATGACCTTGTCATTACATCAAGCTTGTCCAAGCACCGCACTCCTCACATGGTATCACTTGGTCCCTTCCACCATAGAAAGGAGCACCTGCAACCCATGGAGCATCACAAAGTGAGAGCTCTCTTCAGGATCCTCAAGAAGAGCAACGTTTCAACCTCTGACTTCATTAAATCCTTGAAAGACGTAGAGCAAGAACTTAGGGATAGCTACGACAATCTTGATCAGAAAATGACATCGGATTCTTTTCTAAGAATGATGTTGCTTGATGGGTGTTTCATGCTTGAACTCTTTCGCACTAGACTACAGGGGGAGCCCGAGTATCCGGATGATCCTGTCTTTAATTTGCGTGGGGTGGTTATGGACACTGTGATTAATCGGGACATGATGATACTAGAAAACCAAATCCCTCTCCTTGTATTAAGAAAGTTGCAAGGAATagtggaaaagaaagagatcaaCGACGACACATATCTCAAAAACTTGTTCGGAAGAATTTATGGGTTCAGTGATACCTCGCCAGTTAATAAACCTAATTTGCATATTCTAGACGTGTATAGGAAGTGCTTGATAAAGGAATGTGCACCAACGAAACAAACGACCCCCACCACCCAAGTGCCTTCCAATCCGGTTTCGACTCAAGGTCCATCAAGGCTACATGGTGCTAGCGAGAAGGTGAAGTCTATGCTCACATCGATCCCCATCTTGGACTTTAGGGCTCTGTGCTGTAGGCCAATTACCAAATCAAATGTGCGGTCGGCAATGAGGTTTCATGAGGCAGGGGTTGAGTTCAGAAAGCGGGACCCTTACAATGGCCTAAGGGTTACCTTCGATAAAGAAAATGGAGTACTCACTCTTCCAGTAATCCTTGTACACAACCACACAGCAGCAATCTACGTGAACATAATGGCCTTTGAGCGAATGCATTCAAAGTTGTGGACGGACCAGAAGATGATTTCGTTTGTGGGGTTCATGGATAGTTTAGTAGATACTGCTGAAGATGTGAACCTACTGTGCTCTCGAGGGATCATGACGAACTTGCTTGGGAGTGACGAGGAAGCTGCCGAAGTCTTCAACAACTTGCTTATTGGCATTCCACACTGTCCAGACTATGAAGTCTACGATCCCTTGCAGAAATATGTTGCCTCCTATTGGAATGCTGCGAGAGCATATCTGAAGCGGAAATACTTCAAGAACCCATGGGCTGCTGTGTCCCTATTAGCAGccattttttgttggttttga